In Coffea arabica cultivar ET-39 chromosome 9e, Coffea Arabica ET-39 HiFi, whole genome shotgun sequence, the genomic window acaGTGTATTATTAATCTGGTACAATAAAGTGTCCACAGTCCAGGCAATGCCATTCCAAAAGGGGGTGACATTTCTATCCTAATCCAGGCAATGTAGAAAGAGATTTTCCCCTGGAGCTGTAATATGGTAAGGAAActtaaaaacacatattaacATCATAAAACTTTTATTGAGATAATAATTACAAAAATCTCTACTAAGTTTGTGCTATCAAAGAATAATTTAGACAGGAACAAAGTAGAAGATAAGGCAGATTAAACTTGGAAAGTCCCATTAATTTACATGCCAAAATGCTCATTAAATTGAGGTATGAGTACATTCACATTTGATTTTGTCTCATTAGCACTATAAAACTGCCTCCTTAGCCAACTGGGATATGTTCTCAAGAGTTgtcatttcttccttcttcatCAATAGCAATCTTTATTTTCTGTCTAGCTTTTGGGCTCTTTTGAATTTATCTCTTCTTGTATCTTTTGAGAAATGGCATCTCACTTTAGTCAGAATTCCTATGATATCACTAGCACCTGGGCGATAACACCCTTTGTTCCCATACCTGGCTTGAATGAACAAAGAGATggtgacaatcaaagaaaagaGTTTTCTAACACTCAAGTAGTTTTCTTGTTCCTTTCTCTTaaaagatagaaaaaaaaatctagaattTGTTAAAGTTTTAACTTCTCATTTACATTTAGCTTCGATATAGATTTCATTCTTCTTGCACGTTTTGGAATTGACTTGCACCATTTTTGCATTTGGCAGCAGTTGGATGTAGCAGTGCAACAAGAAAATGCAGTGGTAATGGCCGATCCCGTTTCCGTTGTGTGGCCAGAAAATGCTGTTAGACCTGAGGTATTGTTGCAAGGACTTCTTTTAAAAGTCGAAatgatttatatatatatatatatatatatatattgagcAAGTCGAAATGATATTAATTTGATGTTAGACGAAAAAGGTCAATAAGCTAATACTGTGGCAAGGTTTTTTCACGCAACAACTAATTACAAGAAAAATTTCTCAAATAAGTCATTCAACTTGAAGATCTGTCAGTAATAACCATTCTTTCAATCGTGTCAACTACATGAATTGGATTTTATTATCTTGAGGTGAAATTATTTTCATCCTAAAAGGATTTTGAAAATTGagaacgaaaaagaaaaatttcaaacaacttAAAATGTGGGCAAAGAAAtggaaaatagagagagaggaaaataaGAGCAAAGAAAAAAGGCACTTCGGGATGGATTTGTAATTGTAGATTTGCAAGTCATTTGGCAATCACAATGGTTTAATGGTCTCTTAAGGTTTTTTGCCATTGAGTTAATTGGATCCCTTCTTTTTGCAAAACAGTTCATTTTCATGCCTTGAAATTGAGATTGAAGAAATATGATtgtattctttatttttttctttcccccaaaaaaaaaaaattgcacaaatttCGAATGTCCCATATTCACTAATACTACCTCCGAACCATGAACAGCACCAGCCACCAGTACTGGTTGAAGAACAACGTCTAATGCTGCCTCCCAGCCATGAACAGCAGCAGCCACCTGAACTGGATGAAGAACAAGGTCaacagaagaaagaaaggggAAGACGTCTAAGTTCAGCAAAAATTGTAGCTGTTTCATCCGTTTACTTCAAATTTGTCAAACTACCTGAAGATTCCATGAATCAGGCTGCCTTAGTGTTATGCAATGATGTGAGTTCATCCCTAGGCCAGCTTTCTTTAGACTTCCAAAACCATAAATAGTTAAAATATATCATGCCATGGTTTTGTAACGTTGTTGTCCCTGTGACTATATATatacgtgtgtgtgtgtgtgtgtgtacagGTTGAGTCTTCTGACTATGATGTGGAAGACATGGCACCAGGCGTGAATCAGGAGGCCCTGTTACCATTCCCTGACCTGCTGAAAGGATGGAAGATGGAAACGAGACAACGCCCCAATGGTGCAAGAGATAAGGTACATTGCATTTTCAACTCAAGTAGCACTAGGCTTTGCTTAAGTAGAAATTTGTCCATTTATGGATTATGTTTGTATCAGAAAAGTTATAGGTGTAAATTAACCACAAGAAATTAGCAATATAATGATAATTAGGACTGTACATATATACAACTATTCTTGTTTTTCTGTCTCGTTTTCATTTAGGATAGATTTAGGATAAATACAATTGGTATGGACCGACTATTTTGTACGCCTTAATGTGTAAACTTGGCTTGGCAAAATAGTTGCATAGGATTTGGTTTTAGTTTTTACAATACCATTactttttaggaaaaaaataaacGGAAAAGCTAATAATTGGTGAAGGCTTTTCTGTACTTTGTATCATGTTGGATGTAGAATTGATGAACAGTTTTTGTACTGCAGTTTTATTCTCATCCGACGAGCCCAAGAACATTTCGATCTGTAATTGAAGTGGTAGACTACATAAAAAGCATCAATAAGTTGGAAGATGCAGAACAGCATGAGGTATAATTAACTTGATTTACCTAGTTCAAGTACTCTACAATATTTTACACTTGTAGTACCAGTAGTTATATTCACAAAAAATTTTCACCGGTCCAAAATCCTATTGATCTCCatattgcctttttttttttggacaggGACGACACAACTATGTTAAATTATCCGAACCATCCTCATCAGATAAGGGTAAAAGGAAACAGAAAGGGTTCAAATTCGAAGATGGATCAAACTTCAAGATCACGAGAAGCTTCCCAGGTGATAATGCAGAGAAGACACCACTGCAAATCGAATTGGAGGAATTCTTTGCTACTGCCTACAACAATCTGATGAACCGGCTCCCACCTACACCTGAGGCTAAGACGGTtgagaagaagaataaaaaccATGTGGCTAAGAAGgcggagaagaagaaaaacaaccagCACATTTCAGCCAATGCACGAGAAAAATGGCTTGGAGGTTTAAGAGAAGAAGGAAATGGGAGCAAACATCAAGAGGTTGTTGATAATCAAAGTCGTGAGGAGATTGAGGAGATGATAAATGAGCTGCAGGGAATTGGACCAGATATTCCTCAAATTGAATGTCTCCCAAATTTAGAGCCGCAAAATTTCCAGCAAGGTGGGATCAATCCAGAGGTGCCAAATCCGCATTGCCAAGCTAAAAGTATAGACCAGCGGATGATTGACGACAAGATGGATGAGCTTTATCAGGCAGCATTTGGCAATCCTGAAAATCTCCAAGATCCAGTGCCACCAAACTTTCTGCAATCTGGGAATCAACAGCTGCACCGAAATCCTTAGCAAACCGAGCATATGGAGTTGCCGGATTTTCAGCAACTTTCTAATGAAGATATTGATGATGTTCTAGCTAGGAGCAGTGATTTGATTGactgagggaaaaaaaaaagaactagcAATTGAAAATTCTTAGGGAAGGTTTAGATAGATGCAAGGTATAATTTCAATGAGTTCGCAGTTCGCTCACAAAAATATTCATACCATTCTGTTTTTTCTTCACCTTTATATCTACTTCAGTTTCATAAAAGACTGGATGCAATTGAATAGTTACTCTGGTAGTTGTTTCCATTTTCATAGCGGATATTCAACTGAATGTATagtccttcaaaaaaaaaaaagaaaggaacttgAGCAAAATTCAGTTTGAGCATAAATTTCTTTACTCATAGCTTTCCTTTTATGCTTTAGCTGGACTATTTATGCTTTAAATTAGGAGTAAATGGGAAGATCTGACAAGAAAGAATTTTGCGACTTGACAATTGTCATGTTTTGTTCATATTAAGCCTTGTTTGAAGCAAGAGAAATTTTGAATTAGGAAATTTAATCAAATTCCGTATTTAGTATGAGAatcttttaattctttaatgACATATCAACATGAGAGTAGCAATTACACTTACTGATTGAAAATTAAAGCAACGTAACAAAACTATGGCTcctaatgaagaaaaaaaggTAGTATGACGAGAAACTTTAAGAATCCCATTCAATTTCATAAATGTTTTTGTTTCCCTAGACTGGAATATAACTTGCTTATAAGTGTACAAGCCTGCTTTCATGGGAATTCAAATCCATAAACAGTGGGCGTGGATCAACTTACTTTGATAAATCagaagtacaaaaaaaaaaaaaaaaaagaaagaaagaaagaaagaagagaaagaatcaCAATGATAGCAAAACTAAGATTATACATCTCAAGGTAAAATCTCCTGTACATTTTACGATTTCAAAGTTAAATTGTATCACATAGCAATAGTGGACAGGCATCTGGAACTAACCTATTGCTATCATTTTCGGTTGTTCACGAAGTTTTAGTATCAGCTGAAAAAACAGATTCACACTCTCCTTTCTCGAACAATTGGCTGTGAACAGTTGAACCATTTGCCGCCCTTCTAATGTTTTCCAACTCAATGGCTACTTCCTTCATAGTTGGCCTGTTTTTTCCATTTGAATCTAGGCATCTTTGAGCCAGTTTAGCAACAGAAATAACCTCTTCCTTAATGCTCTCATCTAGAAGTTGACAATCAAGAATACTGTCAAGACGATTTTCATCCATCATCGTTGAAAACCTTGTGGCCAAATTTAAGTTACCATCTTCTTCTGATTCAGACGATGATATGGGCTTTTTTCTTGTCAAGAGCTCAACAAGAACAACCCCAAAACTATAGACATCGCTTTTCTCTGTAAATTGGCTTGACTGAAAGTATTCCGGATCCAAGTAGCCAAAAGTTCCTTTAACGAGTGTAGTTAGATGAGTTTTATCAGCTCCGATGGATCTTGAAGTTCCAAAATCCGATACCTTGGCTATGTACTTTTCATCCAGAAGTATGTTGCTTGACTTGATATCTCGATGGTAGATAGGAATTGAGATTGCCGAGTGTAGATATGCCAAAGCTTCTGCTATTTCACCTGCTATTCTTAATCTGAAGTTCCAAGTGAAGGGAAACTCATCATCGATATGATTATGAATGAGGCTAGAGAGCGTTCCATTAGGGATGAATTCATATACCAATAGAGGTACTTCTGTCTCTAAGCAACAACCTAGTAGTTTTACCACATTCCTGTGATTGACTTGTGAAAGAATGACAACCTCATTGATGAATGGTTCTAACTGGCTTTCATCCACCTTCATTGACCTTTTGATTGCCACAATTTTTCCATCGGTTAGCATTCCTTTGTAAACTGTTCCTTGCCCGCCTCTTCCAAGTATTCGATCTTCACTGAATTGGTCACTGGCCTTGGCCAACTCATTTTCTTTGAAAATCCTTGTTCTTTTAATGACACTATCATCAGCAGATAATTGCTGCTGTAATAAAAGACCTCCATTTCTTTTAAAAAACTTATCCCTGatccttttgtttcttcttctctttactAGTTTGTACACGGCAAAACTAGCAGCTATGAGAAATAAAACACCTATGCTTATAAAAACACCTGCAAAATTTATAATGGCATGATGGtttgtttttgtcaatttgGTAGACTAATGTATGTTATCACATTTATTTGACAAGTCAAGGTCTACTATGGTGCATGTTTGAAAACAAGGAAtttgtttaatttaatttgttttaaaaCGCCTTCTTAATATTTAATTGATGTTCTACCCATGGATTTTGTTTTCAATTGAGTGACTGGTTCAAATGTTCTACCACTTGTACTTCTTTGTCACAGGTTGAAGTAAAAAGTTGGAAAGGGTAGACGGGTGGAAAATGGAAAGGATAAAAGATATAAAAAGGTATGGGAGAGGAAGAACTAGTACTTAACTAATCTAGCCATCTAAGGAAAAATTATTCAAGTCAACGATGGCATATTTTCTCTTATGTCAAGATCTTTGAATTACCTAGTGCAAGAAGGCGTAGAATTTGAAAACAAGGAATATTTTCAGTCTTGATTACTAATTGATTTTCTACCTAAACAGGGGCAAATAACCGTTCCAAACTTCTAAAGATCAAGATTTAGCTAATAGAATAGTAACTATGAAATTTACAGTTTGAATAACGTCACGTAAATGTAACAAaaatgacatgtaatttttatAGAAGGGCAATTTTTTTTCTACCATATCTTAATTTTCAATGTTCTATTACTATTGGACTAGAGACTCTTCTTTGGTGATTGAATTGTCCTACCATTATGACATGTGTTTCTTGGTCATAGGATTTTGAAggaagcttgaaggaaaaaggaGGAAAGGGGTAGGGAGATGGAAAATGgtaaagagagagaagaaattaAAGAATGAGGGGAAGAAGAACTAGTCAGAATAAGTACCTAGGGAGTAAAGTCAATGAATAACACATCATTTTTACCTTTTATCCCATAGATACACATTTAGAAATGTTAAAATCAAGCATATGTACATCATCAAGCTCCTTATTGCAATCTAATATCATTCTAAGAACACCAAAGTTATAATCTCGCAGTAAAACAAAGAACTGAAGGGTTTCTTACCAATAAGTCCAGCTGCTTTCACGTTCGTCATAAATCCTTCATACGCAAACAAATAGATATTGTTACACAAGATGTTCCTTATTTAATCAGATGCAGAAAAGTAACAAGAAAAGAATGGAAATAGAAACCCATATTTTGATATCTTACTAGGGCTGCCGCATTCTGATTGTAGGTATGGATTGATATCTGAGCCGCAAAATGCACATACAAAATTTTCCACATGTTCCCCGGAATCCAAGTAAAAAGAGCCACTGACGTAAGTACAATTAACAACGGCGGTCGCATCAGCTTGTGATAGAGTCCAGGCCAAAACAACCGGAATAAATTGCAAGGATTCTGAAAATTTCTCTGGTAACCAGTTTTGATCCACCAAAAACGTAGTTGAGCACTGTCCTGATCTGTTGAATCTTGAACCCCTGAAATTCAGATTGTATTTTGAGAGGTAGAAAGGAATTATTGTTTCACAACAATTCACCCCATAACACCTCGATGAACTATAAGTTGCTAGATCAGAAGCGTTGAATTCACAAGTGGACGTGCAACCGGACAAGATCTTGTTGTCTGCTTGATTTAGTACAGCATTTCCACACCCAAAAAGCATCATTTTGTTGTATATTTGTGAGTAGAAGAAAGGGGTTCCGGCAAGATCGGAGCTAATCCAGCTGGTGCTGCTACCATTTCTCTGGGCTTGATCAGCGTTGCAAAAACTAGCTAACGAGGAATTTACTGTGACTGTTTGGTTTTCTAACGATATGTTCAACACTTCAAGATTGAGGTTGCTTAGATATGGCTTGGAAGAATTGCAAATTATGATGTATGATTGATTGACAGCGCAGCGACGACTTAGCCCGAATGGGTAGGGGATGAGAACATTGCCACAGGAATCACTGCATCCTGGCTTAGCTAATGATGCTCCAGTTGTTGGGCATATAGGAAAGGTGATGATCCAAGCTAACAAGATCAGGAGAGAGGAGAATAAGCATTTTGAACCCATTGATCACTCACGAGTACTGATGATTGATGTACgtggaaaaaaaagttttatcTAATCCTAGTAGTTTTTGGTTTATACTAAGTGGGAGTTGTGTAGCAATTTGGAAAAGAGTTTTCAGAGATAGAGCCTGGATGAACACAAGGCTCATCTGTTAAACTAATATATATGGACAGCAATGAGCTGTAGCAGTTGCAAGTCAACACTGTTCTTTCTATCTTTACAACATAATAATGGACATCTGTACTCCAAATCAAAATGAAAATTGGCTTTTCCTGGAATTACATATTTctaccaaaggaaaagaaaagaaaagaaagaaagagttaCATCTGTTCCCAGACAACTGGACCCTCAAGTCTTTGTTAGGACTATATTAAAATCTCTTACATCACAAAATCTGGAATGCTTCAAAGTTTATAAATTGACTCTAGAGAAATGGGATTGTTAAATAATAAATATGGCATAAatttgaagggaaaaaaaatattcgAAATGAGGATTTTAtaggttaaaaaagaaaaatcatttgaaatgtGGCCAACTTTACGCGCATCAATTCTTACATATGTAATATATTTCAAAGTATGCCCTCTTAGCTATCGAATCATGGCAGCGCAGCTCTTCTGTTAACCTTTCATTGCATAACATTTGTGAGGCATGGAGATCAAATTCGTTAAGCTAtctcagccaaaaaaaaaaaaaagaagggtcGAAGTTCATTTGGAATAGGCCACTAGATCTGACCTGATTATTCCTTTATCTTAGCATGAGGATGAAGTGagattgatagggtgttaattgttagtaattttattgttaattctcctctttatccttgccaaatattgctttaattgtcaatatatatttatatttggtatttggatataCTTTCAGAAAGTGGAGCAGAAACCTTCTTGAGAAGATTATTGTGAAACTCTATACAATTGGCCCATATGCATGGTGTAAACCAACGTCCATTTCTTTCTATGATGAAAAGGAATTGAATTGCATTTGGCTGGCCAACATCTCAATTAGGTGGGGACCGCGAAGACTTGACCATTGTGTAAAGACACATTTTTGGTTTGCTCTCTTATTTGTGAACGTGTGCACTTGGTCAAAGGAAACCGACAAACCATAGTTggctttgcttttgttttcggtGGAGTTGATTAGGTAGGGAAGgaatgttttcttttgtgagcGTGGAGTGAAGTTTCGAATTggcttgtttttatttgtgGGAGAGCCGCACATTTCGAGAGtcagtttttcttcttctcttccgtCTGGGAAGAGAAGTTTTTAGTTTTGGAGTTTTCTCTCAAAATAAGCTCCGTAGGAGGATAGAGGAGTTTTTAGTTTTCTCTCCGAGGGATGTTCCAGAGGAGAGAATAGGGAGTTGTTTTGGTTTGTTGAATTCTAGTGTGCAAttttcttattctcttccgagAGCTTTGTTATTCACTCTCTCAATTATCGAAGAAAGATGATGTCTTTAAATTCAATTGAATTGTGTGAAGATTTtcttatgaggcgtggctaattttctcctctagtcaaggatcaatgcgaagacgcagtcccaaatatctgtgagatctaattaattttacgtgttccttaatttattaatatttgcatgttttctattttaatttccatgggattattttgttaattggatatcaagggcccgatgtgcaatttgacttattaatctcttgtcaaattaatcaattaaatccgtaattgtttagttgattaatattagtgacaactagtattttcacatactagggggacatgcaatctgatttaaataaccctcgtagcgtgttattaatttgggttaggcttttctagtttttaatgcaattaggaaattaattcctacggtcgtacctaggagtatttcctggttaggggtaatcaacggtcgtactttggttatcaataaattaaggaaaagctggtCGTTAGATTTtatcggcgactataactaacctattaataaaattaagtgaaccttctttgcatcaatgatcggatgaatggactgtgtctgagtagttgtatccttggctagaatttatttatcatttatttaattgctatttgaaattgtattaattaattatttatttttggttaattatttttagttaaattgtttaattatttatttttaatttcattttgataaaaatcccccgtgtctcgaatttaaaaagaatcaaattttttccagtgcctgtggattcgaccctgcttactactatacacagaaaatttatttttcttaagcaggtatttattattgcataaGCACGACACCTGTCAGAGATGGACAGCCACTTACATGTGGGGTACTTCCGGTCAAGTCggcaatgaaaattttgaaacaaatgTTGGGAAGGCAGTAGGCTGGAGGATGGTAGTCCGGGCTTCTCCTTTGTTTAATGGATGCGGCGCAAAAAAGGAGCTTAGGTCTGTAGAAAAAGCGGAAGAATTGGGGAATGATTTGATAGGAGTTTGTttagatgatttatttgagataattacagtagcactttttgtgatgtgatatatgtgagataaaaaggtgattgagaagataaaaaggtggttgaaatttgtgaagcaaattattttatctGAAATCAAGTTAGTCCAAACAAACCCTTTGACTTCTAACTAATGTGAATTGTGAAAGAGCTAGAATGTAGAAACCTTGGATCAAAATCAATgaatataaatttaattttttcttttttatttatttgagcaaaattcattttcgaAACTTGTTCCCTTTTAACCTTCAGCATTTGTAAACAAGTTTCGAAGGGGCATTCGAAACATGACAACTTCTGCATCAAAAAGCATGTGGTGTTTTTGTTGGAGTTGTTTCTTTCATCATTGGCATTTTAGCTTCAGCCTTGTGATGCTTCCGAGGAAAAACCATTGTGACTTGTGATGTTTTGTTCATTAAGCCGTGTATGGCTCAGCAGAAAGTATCAAAGTTGGAGATTTAATGAGTTCGAACTGATTGATTAGAGTAGCTTTTCATTTAATTTCCTTAATTGAAGGAATTGATTACACTTACGAATTGAATATGAAAGCAGTTACATTACAACATTCATGGTCATTTAAAGAGAAATAAAACATACCACGCTAGCAATTTTGAGAAGgttaaattacacataacccccTGTGGAATTACAAATCCACCAAGTGACCCTTAGTAGTTTcatataaaatgaaaatttgactaaaatGTAAAAAACCAATAAGGTATTAAAACGTTATTAGTTGAAATATCAATGATGCCCTTATTTGAATGCTAAACCGGACAACAACCCAACCTTCTTGCATAAATTCATAAGGTGATTATGtggataaatataaaaaatataagggTAGAGTAGATAGTCATGTAAATCATAAGGGATATTAAGTGGATATTACGATTTCATCACATGCATGTTTTGCAGCTCGTGTAGTCCAACACTGTGACAAGCGTTGCTTTCCGTTTATTCACTTTATAAAAAACCACATAGAGATGACATGAATATTCCAAAATTTTAGAGGAATCATATGCAATATATAGAGTCAAGGAAAGTTATATGTAATTTATCCTTTCAAGAACCTTTTTCACCCCGAAGTGTTTTCCATTTCTAACTATTCTGTCTTCTTGATAAAACATAGTAGTCTATAATTAATTTGTGTGAAGAACCAATTACTTGGTCGGTTCAGATTAAATAATTTGAACCATCTATTATACAGAAAAACATTTGAAATCAATTACGTGGATATGGTAATTAATAGTTCAAAAATATGCCCTCCTCACAATTTAATCATACGATCGAGCAGCTTGTTTgtcaattttcaatttcatgaaTTCTGTGAAGCATGAGGCCCCATTCCTTAAGCTATCTCTCTCcaatacttttaaaaatatctcattAGTACATATAAGAATTCAACAAAACATGACGAATGAGCTTCCTTTATGAGGCCAAAgagtcaaaaagaaaaggaaaagattagCGAATATAATAGCCCTAGAACTTATGATGATCCTATAATTGCATAATTAACCATAATCAATACTCAAAGAATTCAACTTTTGTAACTGCACTATACTATAAAATCCAAAAATGCTACATTTGATCTCTTTCTCtaattaaaaatattatttttgtaCTTGCAATAAATCATTTGGTAAAAATGCATGTCAATGTTTTGTGATGTAACTATGCATGTAACTCTATATACACTGAGCATATCTGTGTACAGCAGTTTAGTTACAGATGCACATCAAGTTTGGGAGTAAGAATTGCAGTTATGACTTTGTTTAACCTGTAACTAATATGTGATGAAGATGGTGTACTCTTGGCTAGGCAATTCCAGATGGGTTCATGCCTGGAATGAAGTGGTCAAAACAAGCTCAAATCATCTCCTAAAGTTCCCTTCTTTGGTCTATAGTTTTCGGGCAGGGTTGCTGAACAGGCATGGACTATTTACTTTCCTCAAGCAGATACTTTTTATCATGACTTGaaggaatatatatattttttggtcCAATTGATTATGATTTTGAGGCTTGAAATGGTAAAATTGTGCCATTTCTATAAATTAAGAGTAATATGGCAATAAAGAACGtagattattttcattttgaataGCAAGTATTTAGTAAATTTACATGCTTACTATATATTGTAAATTGTACATGCACTCTGTTACTACTTGGatttttgactaaaattttGGAGTAAGATCTTAAAAGAAACTGAGATCTCTAGACAAAATCTCCGATTCATTCTacaatctcaaaatttttttactacAGCCATAAGTTCATTTCATTCCA contains:
- the LOC113709803 gene encoding wall-associated receptor kinase-like 1, producing the protein MGSKCLFSSLLILLAWIITFPICPTTGASLAKPGCSDSCGNVLIPYPFGLSRRCAVNQSYIIICNSSKPYLSNLNLEVLNISLENQTVTVNSSLASFCNADQAQRNGSSTSWISSDLAGTPFFYSQIYNKMMLFGCGNAVLNQADNKILSGCTSTCEFNASDLATYSSSRCYGVNCCETIIPFYLSKYNLNFRGSRFNRSGQCSTTFLVDQNWLPEKFSESLQFIPVVLAWTLSQADATAVVNCTYVSGSFYLDSGEHVENFVCAFCGSDINPYLQSECGSPRFMTNVKAAGLIGVFISIGVLFLIAASFAVYKLVKRRRNKRIRDKFFKRNGGLLLQQQLSADDSVIKRTRIFKENELAKASDQFSEDRILGRGGQGTVYKGMLTDGKIVAIKRSMKVDESQLEPFINEVVILSQVNHRNVVKLLGCCLETEVPLLVYEFIPNGTLSSLIHNHIDDEFPFTWNFRLRIAGEIAEALAYLHSAISIPIYHRDIKSSNILLDEKYIAKVSDFGTSRSIGADKTHLTTLVKGTFGYLDPEYFQSSQFTEKSDVYSFGVVLVELLTRKKPISSSESEEDGNLNLATRFSTMMDENRLDSILDCQLLDESIKEEVISVAKLAQRCLDSNGKNRPTMKEVAIELENIRRAANGSTVHSQLFEKGECESVFSADTKTS